A region of Denticeps clupeoides chromosome 19, fDenClu1.1, whole genome shotgun sequence DNA encodes the following proteins:
- the arfip2a gene encoding arfaptin-2a isoform X3, whose translation MTDSIMSKAATMEIPINSNGDSRTLAEDDGLEQDLQQVMVSGPNLNETSIVSGGYGGTAEGIIPTSSIKGPTILFNPDYLCRRQAAAPNSDLRSKCRGIPPSQSATTRIASQAEQRPGPSMHHSNSNPSMTEEATRGIAVEKFDTMKKWSINTYKCTKQMFSERFGRGSRTVDLELEAQVDVLRETKSKYENILRLARDLTNHFYNMVQTQQALGDTFADLSQKSPELQDEFGYNAETQKLLCKNGETLLGAINFFVSSINTLVHKTMEDTLMTIKMYENARLEFDAYRADLEELSAGPRDANTMVRIEFAQQQYQVQREKYERLRSDVSIKLKFLEENKVKVMHKQLLLFHNAISAYFAGNQQQLEQTLRQFHVKLKPPGSDKPSWLEEQ comes from the exons ATGACCGACAGCATTATGAGTAAAGCGGCCACTATGGAGATTCCCATTAACAGTAACGGAGACTCTCGGACCTTGGCAGAGGACGATGGCCTTGAGCAG GACCTGCAGCAGGTGATGGTGTCTGGGCCTAACCTGAACGAGACCAGCATCGTCTCTGGTGGCTATGGAGGCACTGCTGAGGGCATAATTCCCACCAGCTCCATTAAAG GGCCTACCATCCTCTTCAACCCTGACTATCTGTGCAGAAGACAAGCAGCAGCCCCCAACTCAG ACCTGCGCTCCAAATGCAGGGGTATCCCACCCAGCCAGTCGGCCACCACCCGGATAGCCAGTCAGGCAGAGCAGCGCCCAG gtcccagcatgcaccatAGCAACAGCAACCCTTCAATGACTGAGGAGGCAACTCGTGGCATTGCAGTGGAGAAGTTTGACACCATGAAGAAATGGAGTATCAACACATATAAG TGCACCAAGCAGATGTTCTCTGAGCGTTTTGGCCGTGGCTCGCGCACGGTGGACCTCGAGCTGGAGGCACAGGTCGATGTGCTGCGAGAAACCAAGAGCAAATACGAGAACATCCTGAGACTGGCACGCGACCTTACCAACCACTTCTACAACATGGTGCAGACCCAGCAGGCCCTGGGCGACACCTTCGCAGACCTCAGCCAGAAATCCCCTGAGCTGCAG gATGAGTTTGGATACAATGCGGAGACGCAGAAGCTGCTGTGCAAAAATGGAGAGACTCTCCTTGGTGCCATCAACTTTTTTGTGTCCAGCATCAACACACTGGTGCACAAGACCATGGAGGACACACTGATGACCATAAAGATGTATGAAAATGCGAG acttgAATTTGATGCGTACCGGGCAGATCTGGAGGAGCTGAGTGCTGGTCCTCGTGATGCGAACACTATGGTGCGGATTGAGTTTGCTCAGCAGCAGTACCAGGTTCAGCGGGAAAAATATGAGCGACTTCGCAGTGACGTCTCCATCAAGCTCAAGTTCTTGGAGGAGAATAAG GTCAAGGTGATGCACAAGCAGCTTCTGCTCTTCCATAACGCCATCTCAGCTTACTTCGCTGGCAACCAGCAGCAGCTGGAACAGACGCTCAGACAGTTCCACGTAAAGCTCAAGCCCCCCGGCTCCGACAAGCCGTCCTGGTTGGAGGAGCAATGA
- the arfip2a gene encoding arfaptin-2a isoform X2, with product MTDSIMSKAATMEIPINSNGDSRTLAEDDGLEQATKIHWNLDEKDLQQVMVSGPNLNETSIVSGGYGGTAEGIIPTSSIKGPTILFNPDYLCRRQAAAPNSDLRSKCRGIPPSQSATTRIASQAEQRPGPSMHHSNSNPSMTEEATRGIAVEKFDTMKKWSINTYKCTKQMFSERFGRGSRTVDLELEAQVDVLRETKSKYENILRLARDLTNHFYNMVQTQQALGDTFADLSQKSPELQDEFGYNAETQKLLCKNGETLLGAINFFVSSINTLVHKTMEDTLMTIKMYENARLEFDAYRADLEELSAGPRDANTMVRIEFAQQQYQVQREKYERLRSDVSIKLKFLEENKVKVMHKQLLLFHNAISAYFAGNQQQLEQTLRQFHVKLKPPGSDKPSWLEEQ from the exons ATGACCGACAGCATTATGAGTAAAGCGGCCACTATGGAGATTCCCATTAACAGTAACGGAGACTCTCGGACCTTGGCAGAGGACGATGGCCTTGAGCAG GCTACAAAGATTCATTGGAACTTAGATGAGAAG GACCTGCAGCAGGTGATGGTGTCTGGGCCTAACCTGAACGAGACCAGCATCGTCTCTGGTGGCTATGGAGGCACTGCTGAGGGCATAATTCCCACCAGCTCCATTAAAG GGCCTACCATCCTCTTCAACCCTGACTATCTGTGCAGAAGACAAGCAGCAGCCCCCAACTCAG ACCTGCGCTCCAAATGCAGGGGTATCCCACCCAGCCAGTCGGCCACCACCCGGATAGCCAGTCAGGCAGAGCAGCGCCCAG gtcccagcatgcaccatAGCAACAGCAACCCTTCAATGACTGAGGAGGCAACTCGTGGCATTGCAGTGGAGAAGTTTGACACCATGAAGAAATGGAGTATCAACACATATAAG TGCACCAAGCAGATGTTCTCTGAGCGTTTTGGCCGTGGCTCGCGCACGGTGGACCTCGAGCTGGAGGCACAGGTCGATGTGCTGCGAGAAACCAAGAGCAAATACGAGAACATCCTGAGACTGGCACGCGACCTTACCAACCACTTCTACAACATGGTGCAGACCCAGCAGGCCCTGGGCGACACCTTCGCAGACCTCAGCCAGAAATCCCCTGAGCTGCAG gATGAGTTTGGATACAATGCGGAGACGCAGAAGCTGCTGTGCAAAAATGGAGAGACTCTCCTTGGTGCCATCAACTTTTTTGTGTCCAGCATCAACACACTGGTGCACAAGACCATGGAGGACACACTGATGACCATAAAGATGTATGAAAATGCGAG acttgAATTTGATGCGTACCGGGCAGATCTGGAGGAGCTGAGTGCTGGTCCTCGTGATGCGAACACTATGGTGCGGATTGAGTTTGCTCAGCAGCAGTACCAGGTTCAGCGGGAAAAATATGAGCGACTTCGCAGTGACGTCTCCATCAAGCTCAAGTTCTTGGAGGAGAATAAG GTCAAGGTGATGCACAAGCAGCTTCTGCTCTTCCATAACGCCATCTCAGCTTACTTCGCTGGCAACCAGCAGCAGCTGGAACAGACGCTCAGACAGTTCCACGTAAAGCTCAAGCCCCCCGGCTCCGACAAGCCGTCCTGGTTGGAGGAGCAATGA
- the arfip2a gene encoding arfaptin-2a isoform X4, which yields MFSSVPQTDTQFGFVDGTVVLSLSQCCIIVLPVIAVYWADLTSLVSFVQDLQQVMVSGPNLNETSIVSGGYGGTAEGIIPTSSIKDLRSKCRGIPPSQSATTRIASQAEQRPGPSMHHSNSNPSMTEEATRGIAVEKFDTMKKWSINTYKCTKQMFSERFGRGSRTVDLELEAQVDVLRETKSKYENILRLARDLTNHFYNMVQTQQALGDTFADLSQKSPELQDEFGYNAETQKLLCKNGETLLGAINFFVSSINTLVHKTMEDTLMTIKMYENARLEFDAYRADLEELSAGPRDANTMVRIEFAQQQYQVQREKYERLRSDVSIKLKFLEENKVKVMHKQLLLFHNAISAYFAGNQQQLEQTLRQFHVKLKPPGSDKPSWLEEQ from the exons ATGTTTTCATCTGTACCCCAAACAGATACTCAATTTGGTTTTGTAGATGGGACAGTTGTCCTTAGCCTTAGTCAGTGTTGTATCATAGTTCTACCAGTAATTGCAGTTTATTGGGCAGACCTGACCAGCCTGGTGTCTTTCGTTCAGGACCTGCAGCAGGTGATGGTGTCTGGGCCTAACCTGAACGAGACCAGCATCGTCTCTGGTGGCTATGGAGGCACTGCTGAGGGCATAATTCCCACCAGCTCCATTAAAG ACCTGCGCTCCAAATGCAGGGGTATCCCACCCAGCCAGTCGGCCACCACCCGGATAGCCAGTCAGGCAGAGCAGCGCCCAG gtcccagcatgcaccatAGCAACAGCAACCCTTCAATGACTGAGGAGGCAACTCGTGGCATTGCAGTGGAGAAGTTTGACACCATGAAGAAATGGAGTATCAACACATATAAG TGCACCAAGCAGATGTTCTCTGAGCGTTTTGGCCGTGGCTCGCGCACGGTGGACCTCGAGCTGGAGGCACAGGTCGATGTGCTGCGAGAAACCAAGAGCAAATACGAGAACATCCTGAGACTGGCACGCGACCTTACCAACCACTTCTACAACATGGTGCAGACCCAGCAGGCCCTGGGCGACACCTTCGCAGACCTCAGCCAGAAATCCCCTGAGCTGCAG gATGAGTTTGGATACAATGCGGAGACGCAGAAGCTGCTGTGCAAAAATGGAGAGACTCTCCTTGGTGCCATCAACTTTTTTGTGTCCAGCATCAACACACTGGTGCACAAGACCATGGAGGACACACTGATGACCATAAAGATGTATGAAAATGCGAG acttgAATTTGATGCGTACCGGGCAGATCTGGAGGAGCTGAGTGCTGGTCCTCGTGATGCGAACACTATGGTGCGGATTGAGTTTGCTCAGCAGCAGTACCAGGTTCAGCGGGAAAAATATGAGCGACTTCGCAGTGACGTCTCCATCAAGCTCAAGTTCTTGGAGGAGAATAAG GTCAAGGTGATGCACAAGCAGCTTCTGCTCTTCCATAACGCCATCTCAGCTTACTTCGCTGGCAACCAGCAGCAGCTGGAACAGACGCTCAGACAGTTCCACGTAAAGCTCAAGCCCCCCGGCTCCGACAAGCCGTCCTGGTTGGAGGAGCAATGA
- the arfip2a gene encoding arfaptin-2a isoform X1, with product MFSSVPQTDTQFGFVDGTVVLSLSQCCIIVLPVIAVYWADLTSLVSFVQDLQQVMVSGPNLNETSIVSGGYGGTAEGIIPTSSIKGPTILFNPDYLCRRQAAAPNSDLRSKCRGIPPSQSATTRIASQAEQRPGPSMHHSNSNPSMTEEATRGIAVEKFDTMKKWSINTYKCTKQMFSERFGRGSRTVDLELEAQVDVLRETKSKYENILRLARDLTNHFYNMVQTQQALGDTFADLSQKSPELQDEFGYNAETQKLLCKNGETLLGAINFFVSSINTLVHKTMEDTLMTIKMYENARLEFDAYRADLEELSAGPRDANTMVRIEFAQQQYQVQREKYERLRSDVSIKLKFLEENKVKVMHKQLLLFHNAISAYFAGNQQQLEQTLRQFHVKLKPPGSDKPSWLEEQ from the exons ATGTTTTCATCTGTACCCCAAACAGATACTCAATTTGGTTTTGTAGATGGGACAGTTGTCCTTAGCCTTAGTCAGTGTTGTATCATAGTTCTACCAGTAATTGCAGTTTATTGGGCAGACCTGACCAGCCTGGTGTCTTTCGTTCAGGACCTGCAGCAGGTGATGGTGTCTGGGCCTAACCTGAACGAGACCAGCATCGTCTCTGGTGGCTATGGAGGCACTGCTGAGGGCATAATTCCCACCAGCTCCATTAAAG GGCCTACCATCCTCTTCAACCCTGACTATCTGTGCAGAAGACAAGCAGCAGCCCCCAACTCAG ACCTGCGCTCCAAATGCAGGGGTATCCCACCCAGCCAGTCGGCCACCACCCGGATAGCCAGTCAGGCAGAGCAGCGCCCAG gtcccagcatgcaccatAGCAACAGCAACCCTTCAATGACTGAGGAGGCAACTCGTGGCATTGCAGTGGAGAAGTTTGACACCATGAAGAAATGGAGTATCAACACATATAAG TGCACCAAGCAGATGTTCTCTGAGCGTTTTGGCCGTGGCTCGCGCACGGTGGACCTCGAGCTGGAGGCACAGGTCGATGTGCTGCGAGAAACCAAGAGCAAATACGAGAACATCCTGAGACTGGCACGCGACCTTACCAACCACTTCTACAACATGGTGCAGACCCAGCAGGCCCTGGGCGACACCTTCGCAGACCTCAGCCAGAAATCCCCTGAGCTGCAG gATGAGTTTGGATACAATGCGGAGACGCAGAAGCTGCTGTGCAAAAATGGAGAGACTCTCCTTGGTGCCATCAACTTTTTTGTGTCCAGCATCAACACACTGGTGCACAAGACCATGGAGGACACACTGATGACCATAAAGATGTATGAAAATGCGAG acttgAATTTGATGCGTACCGGGCAGATCTGGAGGAGCTGAGTGCTGGTCCTCGTGATGCGAACACTATGGTGCGGATTGAGTTTGCTCAGCAGCAGTACCAGGTTCAGCGGGAAAAATATGAGCGACTTCGCAGTGACGTCTCCATCAAGCTCAAGTTCTTGGAGGAGAATAAG GTCAAGGTGATGCACAAGCAGCTTCTGCTCTTCCATAACGCCATCTCAGCTTACTTCGCTGGCAACCAGCAGCAGCTGGAACAGACGCTCAGACAGTTCCACGTAAAGCTCAAGCCCCCCGGCTCCGACAAGCCGTCCTGGTTGGAGGAGCAATGA
- the arfip2a gene encoding arfaptin-2a isoform X5, which yields MTDSIMSKAATMEIPINSNGDSRTLAEDDGLEQATKIHWNLDEKDLQQVMVSGPNLNETSIVSGGYGGTAEGIIPTSSIKDLRSKCRGIPPSQSATTRIASQAEQRPGPSMHHSNSNPSMTEEATRGIAVEKFDTMKKWSINTYKCTKQMFSERFGRGSRTVDLELEAQVDVLRETKSKYENILRLARDLTNHFYNMVQTQQALGDTFADLSQKSPELQDEFGYNAETQKLLCKNGETLLGAINFFVSSINTLVHKTMEDTLMTIKMYENARLEFDAYRADLEELSAGPRDANTMVRIEFAQQQYQVQREKYERLRSDVSIKLKFLEENKVKVMHKQLLLFHNAISAYFAGNQQQLEQTLRQFHVKLKPPGSDKPSWLEEQ from the exons ATGACCGACAGCATTATGAGTAAAGCGGCCACTATGGAGATTCCCATTAACAGTAACGGAGACTCTCGGACCTTGGCAGAGGACGATGGCCTTGAGCAG GCTACAAAGATTCATTGGAACTTAGATGAGAAG GACCTGCAGCAGGTGATGGTGTCTGGGCCTAACCTGAACGAGACCAGCATCGTCTCTGGTGGCTATGGAGGCACTGCTGAGGGCATAATTCCCACCAGCTCCATTAAAG ACCTGCGCTCCAAATGCAGGGGTATCCCACCCAGCCAGTCGGCCACCACCCGGATAGCCAGTCAGGCAGAGCAGCGCCCAG gtcccagcatgcaccatAGCAACAGCAACCCTTCAATGACTGAGGAGGCAACTCGTGGCATTGCAGTGGAGAAGTTTGACACCATGAAGAAATGGAGTATCAACACATATAAG TGCACCAAGCAGATGTTCTCTGAGCGTTTTGGCCGTGGCTCGCGCACGGTGGACCTCGAGCTGGAGGCACAGGTCGATGTGCTGCGAGAAACCAAGAGCAAATACGAGAACATCCTGAGACTGGCACGCGACCTTACCAACCACTTCTACAACATGGTGCAGACCCAGCAGGCCCTGGGCGACACCTTCGCAGACCTCAGCCAGAAATCCCCTGAGCTGCAG gATGAGTTTGGATACAATGCGGAGACGCAGAAGCTGCTGTGCAAAAATGGAGAGACTCTCCTTGGTGCCATCAACTTTTTTGTGTCCAGCATCAACACACTGGTGCACAAGACCATGGAGGACACACTGATGACCATAAAGATGTATGAAAATGCGAG acttgAATTTGATGCGTACCGGGCAGATCTGGAGGAGCTGAGTGCTGGTCCTCGTGATGCGAACACTATGGTGCGGATTGAGTTTGCTCAGCAGCAGTACCAGGTTCAGCGGGAAAAATATGAGCGACTTCGCAGTGACGTCTCCATCAAGCTCAAGTTCTTGGAGGAGAATAAG GTCAAGGTGATGCACAAGCAGCTTCTGCTCTTCCATAACGCCATCTCAGCTTACTTCGCTGGCAACCAGCAGCAGCTGGAACAGACGCTCAGACAGTTCCACGTAAAGCTCAAGCCCCCCGGCTCCGACAAGCCGTCCTGGTTGGAGGAGCAATGA
- the arfip2a gene encoding arfaptin-2a isoform X9 — translation MTDSIMSKAATMEIPINSNGDSRTLAEDDGLEQDLQQVMVSGPNLNETSIVSGGYGGTAEGIIPTSSIKGPSMHHSNSNPSMTEEATRGIAVEKFDTMKKWSINTYKCTKQMFSERFGRGSRTVDLELEAQVDVLRETKSKYENILRLARDLTNHFYNMVQTQQALGDTFADLSQKSPELQDEFGYNAETQKLLCKNGETLLGAINFFVSSINTLVHKTMEDTLMTIKMYENARLEFDAYRADLEELSAGPRDANTMVRIEFAQQQYQVQREKYERLRSDVSIKLKFLEENKVKVMHKQLLLFHNAISAYFAGNQQQLEQTLRQFHVKLKPPGSDKPSWLEEQ, via the exons ATGACCGACAGCATTATGAGTAAAGCGGCCACTATGGAGATTCCCATTAACAGTAACGGAGACTCTCGGACCTTGGCAGAGGACGATGGCCTTGAGCAG GACCTGCAGCAGGTGATGGTGTCTGGGCCTAACCTGAACGAGACCAGCATCGTCTCTGGTGGCTATGGAGGCACTGCTGAGGGCATAATTCCCACCAGCTCCATTAAAG gtcccagcatgcaccatAGCAACAGCAACCCTTCAATGACTGAGGAGGCAACTCGTGGCATTGCAGTGGAGAAGTTTGACACCATGAAGAAATGGAGTATCAACACATATAAG TGCACCAAGCAGATGTTCTCTGAGCGTTTTGGCCGTGGCTCGCGCACGGTGGACCTCGAGCTGGAGGCACAGGTCGATGTGCTGCGAGAAACCAAGAGCAAATACGAGAACATCCTGAGACTGGCACGCGACCTTACCAACCACTTCTACAACATGGTGCAGACCCAGCAGGCCCTGGGCGACACCTTCGCAGACCTCAGCCAGAAATCCCCTGAGCTGCAG gATGAGTTTGGATACAATGCGGAGACGCAGAAGCTGCTGTGCAAAAATGGAGAGACTCTCCTTGGTGCCATCAACTTTTTTGTGTCCAGCATCAACACACTGGTGCACAAGACCATGGAGGACACACTGATGACCATAAAGATGTATGAAAATGCGAG acttgAATTTGATGCGTACCGGGCAGATCTGGAGGAGCTGAGTGCTGGTCCTCGTGATGCGAACACTATGGTGCGGATTGAGTTTGCTCAGCAGCAGTACCAGGTTCAGCGGGAAAAATATGAGCGACTTCGCAGTGACGTCTCCATCAAGCTCAAGTTCTTGGAGGAGAATAAG GTCAAGGTGATGCACAAGCAGCTTCTGCTCTTCCATAACGCCATCTCAGCTTACTTCGCTGGCAACCAGCAGCAGCTGGAACAGACGCTCAGACAGTTCCACGTAAAGCTCAAGCCCCCCGGCTCCGACAAGCCGTCCTGGTTGGAGGAGCAATGA
- the arfip2a gene encoding arfaptin-2a isoform X6: MTDSIMSKAATMEIPINSNGDSRTLAEDDGLEQDLQQVMVSGPNLNETSIVSGGYGGTAEGIIPTSSIKDLRSKCRGIPPSQSATTRIASQAEQRPGPSMHHSNSNPSMTEEATRGIAVEKFDTMKKWSINTYKCTKQMFSERFGRGSRTVDLELEAQVDVLRETKSKYENILRLARDLTNHFYNMVQTQQALGDTFADLSQKSPELQDEFGYNAETQKLLCKNGETLLGAINFFVSSINTLVHKTMEDTLMTIKMYENARLEFDAYRADLEELSAGPRDANTMVRIEFAQQQYQVQREKYERLRSDVSIKLKFLEENKVKVMHKQLLLFHNAISAYFAGNQQQLEQTLRQFHVKLKPPGSDKPSWLEEQ, from the exons ATGACCGACAGCATTATGAGTAAAGCGGCCACTATGGAGATTCCCATTAACAGTAACGGAGACTCTCGGACCTTGGCAGAGGACGATGGCCTTGAGCAG GACCTGCAGCAGGTGATGGTGTCTGGGCCTAACCTGAACGAGACCAGCATCGTCTCTGGTGGCTATGGAGGCACTGCTGAGGGCATAATTCCCACCAGCTCCATTAAAG ACCTGCGCTCCAAATGCAGGGGTATCCCACCCAGCCAGTCGGCCACCACCCGGATAGCCAGTCAGGCAGAGCAGCGCCCAG gtcccagcatgcaccatAGCAACAGCAACCCTTCAATGACTGAGGAGGCAACTCGTGGCATTGCAGTGGAGAAGTTTGACACCATGAAGAAATGGAGTATCAACACATATAAG TGCACCAAGCAGATGTTCTCTGAGCGTTTTGGCCGTGGCTCGCGCACGGTGGACCTCGAGCTGGAGGCACAGGTCGATGTGCTGCGAGAAACCAAGAGCAAATACGAGAACATCCTGAGACTGGCACGCGACCTTACCAACCACTTCTACAACATGGTGCAGACCCAGCAGGCCCTGGGCGACACCTTCGCAGACCTCAGCCAGAAATCCCCTGAGCTGCAG gATGAGTTTGGATACAATGCGGAGACGCAGAAGCTGCTGTGCAAAAATGGAGAGACTCTCCTTGGTGCCATCAACTTTTTTGTGTCCAGCATCAACACACTGGTGCACAAGACCATGGAGGACACACTGATGACCATAAAGATGTATGAAAATGCGAG acttgAATTTGATGCGTACCGGGCAGATCTGGAGGAGCTGAGTGCTGGTCCTCGTGATGCGAACACTATGGTGCGGATTGAGTTTGCTCAGCAGCAGTACCAGGTTCAGCGGGAAAAATATGAGCGACTTCGCAGTGACGTCTCCATCAAGCTCAAGTTCTTGGAGGAGAATAAG GTCAAGGTGATGCACAAGCAGCTTCTGCTCTTCCATAACGCCATCTCAGCTTACTTCGCTGGCAACCAGCAGCAGCTGGAACAGACGCTCAGACAGTTCCACGTAAAGCTCAAGCCCCCCGGCTCCGACAAGCCGTCCTGGTTGGAGGAGCAATGA
- the arfip2a gene encoding arfaptin-2a isoform X7, with amino-acid sequence MFSSVPQTDTQFGFVDGTVVLSLSQCCIIVLPVIAVYWADLTSLVSFVQDLQQVMVSGPNLNETSIVSGGYGGTAEGIIPTSSIKGPSMHHSNSNPSMTEEATRGIAVEKFDTMKKWSINTYKCTKQMFSERFGRGSRTVDLELEAQVDVLRETKSKYENILRLARDLTNHFYNMVQTQQALGDTFADLSQKSPELQDEFGYNAETQKLLCKNGETLLGAINFFVSSINTLVHKTMEDTLMTIKMYENARLEFDAYRADLEELSAGPRDANTMVRIEFAQQQYQVQREKYERLRSDVSIKLKFLEENKVKVMHKQLLLFHNAISAYFAGNQQQLEQTLRQFHVKLKPPGSDKPSWLEEQ; translated from the exons ATGTTTTCATCTGTACCCCAAACAGATACTCAATTTGGTTTTGTAGATGGGACAGTTGTCCTTAGCCTTAGTCAGTGTTGTATCATAGTTCTACCAGTAATTGCAGTTTATTGGGCAGACCTGACCAGCCTGGTGTCTTTCGTTCAGGACCTGCAGCAGGTGATGGTGTCTGGGCCTAACCTGAACGAGACCAGCATCGTCTCTGGTGGCTATGGAGGCACTGCTGAGGGCATAATTCCCACCAGCTCCATTAAAG gtcccagcatgcaccatAGCAACAGCAACCCTTCAATGACTGAGGAGGCAACTCGTGGCATTGCAGTGGAGAAGTTTGACACCATGAAGAAATGGAGTATCAACACATATAAG TGCACCAAGCAGATGTTCTCTGAGCGTTTTGGCCGTGGCTCGCGCACGGTGGACCTCGAGCTGGAGGCACAGGTCGATGTGCTGCGAGAAACCAAGAGCAAATACGAGAACATCCTGAGACTGGCACGCGACCTTACCAACCACTTCTACAACATGGTGCAGACCCAGCAGGCCCTGGGCGACACCTTCGCAGACCTCAGCCAGAAATCCCCTGAGCTGCAG gATGAGTTTGGATACAATGCGGAGACGCAGAAGCTGCTGTGCAAAAATGGAGAGACTCTCCTTGGTGCCATCAACTTTTTTGTGTCCAGCATCAACACACTGGTGCACAAGACCATGGAGGACACACTGATGACCATAAAGATGTATGAAAATGCGAG acttgAATTTGATGCGTACCGGGCAGATCTGGAGGAGCTGAGTGCTGGTCCTCGTGATGCGAACACTATGGTGCGGATTGAGTTTGCTCAGCAGCAGTACCAGGTTCAGCGGGAAAAATATGAGCGACTTCGCAGTGACGTCTCCATCAAGCTCAAGTTCTTGGAGGAGAATAAG GTCAAGGTGATGCACAAGCAGCTTCTGCTCTTCCATAACGCCATCTCAGCTTACTTCGCTGGCAACCAGCAGCAGCTGGAACAGACGCTCAGACAGTTCCACGTAAAGCTCAAGCCCCCCGGCTCCGACAAGCCGTCCTGGTTGGAGGAGCAATGA
- the arfip2a gene encoding arfaptin-2a isoform X8 produces MTDSIMSKAATMEIPINSNGDSRTLAEDDGLEQATKIHWNLDEKDLQQVMVSGPNLNETSIVSGGYGGTAEGIIPTSSIKGPSMHHSNSNPSMTEEATRGIAVEKFDTMKKWSINTYKCTKQMFSERFGRGSRTVDLELEAQVDVLRETKSKYENILRLARDLTNHFYNMVQTQQALGDTFADLSQKSPELQDEFGYNAETQKLLCKNGETLLGAINFFVSSINTLVHKTMEDTLMTIKMYENARLEFDAYRADLEELSAGPRDANTMVRIEFAQQQYQVQREKYERLRSDVSIKLKFLEENKVKVMHKQLLLFHNAISAYFAGNQQQLEQTLRQFHVKLKPPGSDKPSWLEEQ; encoded by the exons ATGACCGACAGCATTATGAGTAAAGCGGCCACTATGGAGATTCCCATTAACAGTAACGGAGACTCTCGGACCTTGGCAGAGGACGATGGCCTTGAGCAG GCTACAAAGATTCATTGGAACTTAGATGAGAAG GACCTGCAGCAGGTGATGGTGTCTGGGCCTAACCTGAACGAGACCAGCATCGTCTCTGGTGGCTATGGAGGCACTGCTGAGGGCATAATTCCCACCAGCTCCATTAAAG gtcccagcatgcaccatAGCAACAGCAACCCTTCAATGACTGAGGAGGCAACTCGTGGCATTGCAGTGGAGAAGTTTGACACCATGAAGAAATGGAGTATCAACACATATAAG TGCACCAAGCAGATGTTCTCTGAGCGTTTTGGCCGTGGCTCGCGCACGGTGGACCTCGAGCTGGAGGCACAGGTCGATGTGCTGCGAGAAACCAAGAGCAAATACGAGAACATCCTGAGACTGGCACGCGACCTTACCAACCACTTCTACAACATGGTGCAGACCCAGCAGGCCCTGGGCGACACCTTCGCAGACCTCAGCCAGAAATCCCCTGAGCTGCAG gATGAGTTTGGATACAATGCGGAGACGCAGAAGCTGCTGTGCAAAAATGGAGAGACTCTCCTTGGTGCCATCAACTTTTTTGTGTCCAGCATCAACACACTGGTGCACAAGACCATGGAGGACACACTGATGACCATAAAGATGTATGAAAATGCGAG acttgAATTTGATGCGTACCGGGCAGATCTGGAGGAGCTGAGTGCTGGTCCTCGTGATGCGAACACTATGGTGCGGATTGAGTTTGCTCAGCAGCAGTACCAGGTTCAGCGGGAAAAATATGAGCGACTTCGCAGTGACGTCTCCATCAAGCTCAAGTTCTTGGAGGAGAATAAG GTCAAGGTGATGCACAAGCAGCTTCTGCTCTTCCATAACGCCATCTCAGCTTACTTCGCTGGCAACCAGCAGCAGCTGGAACAGACGCTCAGACAGTTCCACGTAAAGCTCAAGCCCCCCGGCTCCGACAAGCCGTCCTGGTTGGAGGAGCAATGA